TGGCGTAACCCGCGTCGATCTGCGAAAAACCCACGCAGTGCACGCCGGGGGCGGTGGTCAGTTCCATCAGGTGCACGCAGGGCACGCCACTGGTGGCGAGCAGGGCCCGCGCGGCCTCGGTGCGGTCGAATCCGGTGAGCAGCAGGCCGGCCGGGCGGTGCGCCAGGTAGCTGCGCAGCAGTTGCTCTTCCTGCAGGGGTTCGTAGTGCGTCACGCCAATGAGTGTCTGGTAGCCGTGGGGCAGCAGGGTGCGGTGCACGGCTTCGAGCACATCGACGAACAGCGCGTTGGACAACAGGGGCACCAGCACCGGCACTTGCGTGCTGCGTTGCGAGGCCAGGGCGCGCGCGGCCGGGTCGGGCACATAGCCCAGTTGCTGCGCGGCCTGCTTCACGCGCTCCACCAGCCCGGCGGCCACGCCGCGTTCGCCACGCAGCGCCCGCGAGGCGGTGATGGGGCTCACATCGGCCGCGCGGGCCACGTCGCTCAGGGTGGTGCGGCCACTGTGGCGGCGCTTGCGTTCGGTGGGTTCCAAGGGTTTTCCCGGTATGTGTGGTGGAAATGTTGGCGTTAGGATAGCGCTGTCCAATGGATTTCACCCCCCGAACTTACCCTGAACGCTTCCCCGTATGTTGCCGCAAAATATCCACCATGCCGATCTGCAGCGGGTCTCTTGTCGCCGCTTTTTTTTGAACCGATGGGATAGCGCTACCAAATGAAAAATTTCCCCAAAAACGGCAGCCTGGTCGTGATGGGCGTGGCGGGTTGCGGCAAGTCCAGCCTGGGCCAGCTCTGCGCCGAAGCGCTCGGTCTGCCGCTGCTCGAAGGCGACGATTTCCATTCCCCCTCGAACGTGAGCCGGATGCGCAGTGGCACGCCGCTGAGTGACGACGACCGCGCCGCCTGGCTCGACACCCTGGCCGGGCAGTTGCAGGCCCATCCGCAGGGGGTGGTGCTCACCTGTTCGGCGCTCAGACAGCGCTACCGCGACCGGCTGCGCGCCGCAGCGCCCGGTCTGCGCTTCGTTTTTCTCGACCTCACGCAGGAACAGGCGCGCGAACGAGTGGCCGCCCGGTCCGCGCACTTGTTTCCGGTGAGCCTGGTGGCGAGCCAGTTCGCCACGCTGGAAGACCCGAGCGAAGAGCCCGGTGTGCTGCGACTGGACGCTACCCGCCCGCTGTCCGAGTTGGGCGCCGCCGTCGTGCGCTGGATGCGTGGCACCGAAGCCAGCGCTCTGGCGCAACCCCTGGAGACCAAACCATGAAACCGGGTCATTTGCTCAAACACGGGGCCGAGGCCCTGCTGGCGCTGTGTCTGCTGGGCATGGTGGTCTGCGTGTTCGGCAACGTGGTGCTTCGCTACGGCTTCAACAGCGGCATCAACGCGACCGAAGAGCTGTCGCGCCTGTTGTTCGTCTGGATGGTGTTCCTGGGCGCGACCGCTGCTTACCCGATGGGCCAGCACATGGCTTTCACCAGTCTGGTGGGGGTGCTGCGCGACCGGCCCGTGGTGTTCGCCATCGCCACGCTGGCCATCCGCCTGCTGGTGCTGCTGGCCTGCGTGCTGCTGGGCCGCGGCGCCTGGCAGCAGGTGGTGGTGGGCATGGACAGCAACTCCGTGGTGCTGGGCTACCCGGTGGCGCTGCTGCCGCTGCCCGCGCTGCTGTGCGCGCTGGCCATCGGGTGCATGGTGCTGATCGAGATCGTGCGGCGCACGCCGCTCGACCTGGGCCACCAGGCCGAAATGGAGTGACACGATGACCATTGAAGCAATGGCCTTCGTGGTCTTCATCGCCGGCATGGTGGTGCTCATGGGCATCGGCATGAACATGGCGTTCGCGTTGCTGCTCACCGGGGCCGCCATGGCCTGGGTGATGGATTTCTGGGACACCCAGCTGCTGGCCCAGAACATGGTGGCCGGCGTCGACAGCTTTCCGCTGCTGGCCGTGCCTTTCTTCATCCTCGCGGGCGAACTGATGAACACGGGCGGCATCAGCCGCCGCATCATCGACATGGCGCAGGCCTGGGTCGGCCACGTGCGCGGCGGGCTGGGCTATGTGGCCATCGGCGCCGCGGTGCTGCTCTCGGCCATGTCGGGCTCGGCGCTGGCCGACGCGGCGGCCATGTCCGCCATCCTGCTGCCCATGATGCGCAAGCACGGCTACCCGGTGGCCTCGTCCGCCGGGCTGATTGCCGCGGGCAGCGTGATCGGCCCGATCATCCCACCGTCGATGGCCTTCGTGATCTACGGCGTGACGACCAACACCTCGATCTCGGCGCTGTTCATCTCGGGCATCGTGCCCGGCCTGATCATGGGCGCCGCGCTGGTGGTGACCTGGCGCGTGGTGCTGCGCAAGATGGCGTTGCAGAGCCACCCGCCGGTGCCCATGGCCGAGCGTCTGCGCCTCACCGGCCGCGCGGTCTGGGCGCTGTTCATGCCGGTGATCATCATCGGCGGCATGAAAAGCGGCGTGTTCACCCCGACCGAGGCCGCCGTGGTGGCCGCGGCCTACGCGCTGGTGATCGCGCTCTTCGTGCACCGCGAGATGCGCCTGCCCGAGCTGTATGGGGTGCTGGTGCGCGCCGCGAGCACCACCTCGGTGGTGATGTTCCTGTGCGCCGGTGCCGCCGTGGCCAGCTACATGATCACGCTGGCCGACCTGCCGTCCACACTCACCGGCTGGCTGGGGCCGCTGGTGGAGCACCCGCGCGTGCTCATGGTCACCATGATGCTGGTGCTGGTGCTGATCGGCACCGCGCTCGACCTCACGCCCACCATCCTGATCTTCGCGCCGGTGATGCTGCCCATCGCCGTGAAGGCGGGCATCGACCCGGTGTACTTCGGGCTGATGTTCGTGCTCAACGGCGCGATCGGCCTGGTCACGCCGCCCGTGGGCACGGTGCTCAACGTGGTGGCCGGTGTGGGGCGCCTGCCCATGCACCAGGTCATCAAGGGCGTCAACCCGTTCCTGCTCGCCTACCTCATCGTTCTCGGCCTGTTCATCGTGTTCCCGCAGATCGTCACCGCGCCCGTGGCCTGGATGCGCTGACGTTTCAACCTTACCCACTGCTCCAAGGAGACTGTCATGACCCTGTTTCGCCGCACCCTCATCGCCGCCACCGCCGCGGCCGCGCTCGCCACCCCGTTCACCGCCAGCTGGGCGCAGGACATCAAGCCGCGCATCATCCGCTTCGGCTACGG
This Hydrogenophaga taeniospiralis DNA region includes the following protein-coding sequences:
- a CDS encoding LacI family DNA-binding transcriptional regulator; translation: MEPTERKRRHSGRTTLSDVARAADVSPITASRALRGERGVAAGLVERVKQAAQQLGYVPDPAARALASQRSTQVPVLVPLLSNALFVDVLEAVHRTLLPHGYQTLIGVTHYEPLQEEQLLRSYLAHRPAGLLLTGFDRTEAARALLATSGVPCVHLMELTTAPGVHCVGFSQIDAGYAIAEHLLQRGRQRIAFVAAQLDPRTMQRAEGYRRCLRQHGVYDARLELLSPQPSSMRLGGELLEDLLRTRPEVDAVFFCNDDLAQGGLLAALRLKIAVPERIAVAGFNDLSGSDLMVPPLTTVRTPRRAMGEASAQMLLELMRGDSPSPGALDLGFELVVRGST
- a CDS encoding gluconokinase — translated: MKNFPKNGSLVVMGVAGCGKSSLGQLCAEALGLPLLEGDDFHSPSNVSRMRSGTPLSDDDRAAWLDTLAGQLQAHPQGVVLTCSALRQRYRDRLRAAAPGLRFVFLDLTQEQARERVAARSAHLFPVSLVASQFATLEDPSEEPGVLRLDATRPLSELGAAVVRWMRGTEASALAQPLETKP
- a CDS encoding TRAP transporter small permease, translated to MKPGHLLKHGAEALLALCLLGMVVCVFGNVVLRYGFNSGINATEELSRLLFVWMVFLGATAAYPMGQHMAFTSLVGVLRDRPVVFAIATLAIRLLVLLACVLLGRGAWQQVVVGMDSNSVVLGYPVALLPLPALLCALAIGCMVLIEIVRRTPLDLGHQAEME
- a CDS encoding TRAP transporter large permease, with protein sequence MTIEAMAFVVFIAGMVVLMGIGMNMAFALLLTGAAMAWVMDFWDTQLLAQNMVAGVDSFPLLAVPFFILAGELMNTGGISRRIIDMAQAWVGHVRGGLGYVAIGAAVLLSAMSGSALADAAAMSAILLPMMRKHGYPVASSAGLIAAGSVIGPIIPPSMAFVIYGVTTNTSISALFISGIVPGLIMGAALVVTWRVVLRKMALQSHPPVPMAERLRLTGRAVWALFMPVIIIGGMKSGVFTPTEAAVVAAAYALVIALFVHREMRLPELYGVLVRAASTTSVVMFLCAGAAVASYMITLADLPSTLTGWLGPLVEHPRVLMVTMMLVLVLIGTALDLTPTILIFAPVMLPIAVKAGIDPVYFGLMFVLNGAIGLVTPPVGTVLNVVAGVGRLPMHQVIKGVNPFLLAYLIVLGLFIVFPQIVTAPVAWMR